The sequence below is a genomic window from Sebastes fasciatus isolate fSebFas1 chromosome 18, fSebFas1.pri, whole genome shotgun sequence.
AAACTGTTGGTTTTCTGGATTAGCCGGATAATTCAGAGGAACTGAAGATATTTAGCTTCTAGATAAACAAGATAGAACACATGATTCAGGGCCAAACTTTTGTTTCATATGTCAAAAAACTGAGTAAAGCTCTTTTGCCCTGTGGAGATACACATAAACACCTTCATATATTCCATCCTCCACGTTCATTGGATGATTCCACGTCGTCCTACTGACTGTGGTACACTGAACGTCATCAGAAACACGGcatctctgcagcagcagttgcattgtgggaaatgtagaTTCCAGCGTTTTTGAAATTTGATGCATACTAGTGACTAAGGCTGCGTCGAATAGTCAAAAAATGTCTTTTCCTGACCACTTCTCCtcgacctcgatggaaaacctCGCGAGGTCAAGGAAAGGTGTGAAGGAGAGTTCATAAGGACtgaggaaaagacaaccgcggTGCTCAGAGAATCTGACTGCACTTCACTCGGCTCAGTAATTATGCGACGGCGGATATTATTGACGTGGGTGTGCACtcgctttaaatgttgctgcTGCAAGTAAttgtgggacggcattatcGCCATTCCTGTGGTTAAAGATGGTCCAATGCATAGGTGGCGGAATAGGAACtacaccgccctgcacgctcatatgacatatccggttctgccagcttttattatcttctaatacacccatgggctgtacgctgtaagcctgtaccggggtggatgtattaacgtctctgctCCAAAGCAACCgactatcggccagtagctagtagtgctagtagtatgatgtaaacagaatttaatggagtcgtaagctatttactaacacgcagggcaaaagcacaggacacaacctcttctacatccgtgGTCTGCGGTCTGTTGGACTCCActttggatccttgacatgaagaAGTTTGAGATTgatctcaaaatctgtgtgctgaacttccatttatgtccatcgctcactttttGCTCCTCTCGGAAGCAGCCAGGCAaaaggtttaataaataaataagtatatagttataatagtatgtatatttataatattttattgttcaacacaggccatttcagtagagacattaaatatgacaatagaatagaaataattgttttacttttgtacggcactttgtaggtggacgatttactggcgtccggtagtcgctttcagtccaaaatggcggaggcgtaaCTCTGCCGCTGGatgctgacgttgcaatggaacgatcaattgactttcacttctaagcgatatacgttctttgccgtAGTTCTCCGAGACGTTTGGAAAGGGAAGGGTGAGCAGAGGGCtaattcagttggttgcaatctgcaacttcaccactagatgccactaaatccccacacactgtccctttaaaagacaAATCTTTGTTCCTAAATGCCACAAAGCCTTCaaataaagaacacaacagttGCACAGATaagtatcttttttttattgaagcaTCAAGCTCGTAGCACAGATATATTTAGCACATCTTGACCATCCAAAGAACAGCAAAAGAAAGAATTAGAACAGCAAAGTTTCTCATTCAGTACATCCTGCGACTGCACCCTCTCTGacccggggggggggggggggacggcGGCTTCCACCCTGACTCGTCCTCTGGAGACGAGATCCACAGAGGACTAGTCAGAGTGGAAATAAAAGACATGATTTAGCTTTGAAAAAGGTCATCCCATAACTTCAGAACAAAAACGACAAAATAAACATCTGgacaaaaaaaagggggaagagagagaaaaaaagaaaagaaagaagattGGTCCGcagcaaaaatacaaaatattttttgtataaaATTCTATTACCATTCAACTGCAAAAATGCATTTTGAGTTCactgtataaaaaaataaaacaatagcaTAATGATCCACACCAACAAGGCTAAAATGTACTTCATCCAGGAACAGTTAGTGTTAAACTGCTTCGGTAGTTTTTGAACGGTTTAAAATGTGTGACCTTATAAGGACCTATTACAGTCATGGCAGATCACCTCAGTCATGTGACGGCGAGTTGAGAGAGCAGCTTATGTAAGAGCAGAGATTGCTCCTCAGGAAAAGAATGAAGCCACTCCAAAAAGCCACCGTAGACAAACTAGAGCGAAACTATTCCAACCGTCAACGTCACTGCTTCGTTCTTACATTAACTGCTCCGACTTCATCTACTGGTCCAACGGCGTTCATTAGGTGATGAATGCACTGCTATAGGTGCTGACGCTATCACCGCATAGAACAGGAACTTACTGCACCACAGGGCTGAAAGCAGGTTAAGACTCCCGCCGTGCCGATTCAAAAGGTCACACGTGCATTCTCTGGCAGGAGAAGCAGCGTGAACGCCGAAGTGAACGGCAAGGCAGAGAGGACCAACCCTTAGTTTAATAAATAAGAAACCTGCTTTCAGCTCTTTGTCCACAACTTGAAATAAGTTAATACGAGTTAACACGAcccctaaaaaaaaaggaaaaaagaaaaagtccccGCCTATCCAAAACATCAGGATACGCTTTCAGCTGGTAGAACGAGAGGAAGGTGAAGCACACGCTGACAGAAAGGAGGAAGAGACGGCGCTACACTACACTGTCAAGCAACACGGCACTAGTAGTCACATGCACCATAGTGTCACAGGATTTCTCCCCCTCAATCAACAAAAgggaaaacagaaagaaaaagaactGCTAGGGGAGACACATTTTCGACCGAttcactgcagaaaaaaaaaaaaaatgtctgggcacaataaatgtaataaaatggcAGTTTATGCGGCGGTTACATGTGGAATGATCCGGGATCACCCTGGCATGCTCAGACTGGTGGGGCCTCTATTGTGCGCTTACAGATTTCTGTATGGGgcggaaagagacagagagaggatggaTATTATgtgggaaaaagaaaaatgctttgCTGGGCAACTGAGCAAAAAGTGTCTGATTCATTATTTCCCATTCAGAGCGGCCGCAGCCAGGAGGGCCGGCTTGTCATGTCACGGTTCTGGGGGCCAGCTGACAGTCtggggggggggtgggagaCCTGCTGCGAGGTGGACAAAGGCTGGTCGGCAGAGGGCATTGTGAGCTGTGTGAgtgagaggggaggggggtgcTCTACTGGAGGGGTACATTCAGCTACAAACCCGGTCCAGGCTTTTCTCTAGAGATGTGTACATTCGAAAGACGGGGGCGGGGGGGTGCTGCCTGTGCTACATTCAGTTTCCTTTTAACCACTTCATGTGAAAACTAGAGTGCTGTATATGACTGGAGGTGGGGTTGCGGGGGGGAGGTTAAGACCCAGAGGCTTCCTATAGATACAGCATGCTGTAAAGAAAAGCCTGGGTGAAACAAAGTGCGCATGTTCAACGTCTTAAATGATTCATACACATTTTCCAGGCGTGTAACTTTAAAAGGGAAACACTACGTGATTGTCGAAGTGATGGAGCGCGAGTGAGTGAattagtgagtgagtgagggagtgaatgaatgagtgaatgaacgagtgagtgagtgagtgagtgagtgagtgagtgagtgagtgagtgagtgagtgagtgagtgagtgaatgaatggTGATGGGAGGGAGTCAGCTTCAGAGCCCAGCAGAGCAGACGGTCTTTAGCTTTAGTGCACTTTGACCAACAAGCTGCAAACCTTTTATCCAACGGTGCAACATTAAACAGCAAGTATGGCGTTCGTTTGGCAAAAACGACGACGCGACGACGATTAGAATGGCCGAAAGCTTACCGTGACATATACATTCAATTAGACTTCAGACAAAAAGGCTGGCCTTCTTTTTcgtaccattttttttaaagtgcactCAAAAATTGGTCGcgattcataaaaataaatagaagagCAAATTAGGTGGAGGATGGCATCGGTCGAATTTGAAATTTTGAAATGCGGGGGTTCAGTCTGAGCATGTCAGGGCCCTGGTCTAGTGCGGGCGGAAGCCTTGTCTGTGGGGGATGAGGGGGGAGACCTGCAGGAAGGGACCGTCGTACTGGGCACAGGTGGACAGCCTCGAAGAGAGCGTGTTTAATTCCTCTACATGCACTTCAAGATCACAGCAAGAGTGAGCTAGAATATCGAAACGGAGAGAAGAGCTTTCATGCAAGAGATCTAAGTCACAGGTACAACAATGCAAACAACTCAAACTGGAGGTTAAACTGGGGCTCGCGACCGCATCAGCACCGGGGGATTCTGAACGACGACAGCAgcagaagggagggaggaggaggaagaggagggaggaggaggaggaggaggaggaggaggacaagctCTCTACTGGGAGGGGAAGCCGGCCGCTCGAGGCTTGCCCCGAGCGGCCGGCTTTCTTTTTACgcctcttcttcatcctcaaCCCTCAgctctgctggttctgctggcgGCCCTTGGCGTAGCTGTTGAAGACAAAATTGTACTCGTTGAATTGAGCCAACTGGCGGTCGAGACGCTTGTAGCCCTCCAGTTTTTGGGCAGGAGAAAAGATGCTGCGACATTTGGAGCTCTGCAGgggcaaaaaagaaaagaaaaaaagaatttaCTCAGTGACAACTTTGATTAAAATCCCGCTGAATGAAAGCGaggttgtgtttttaaaaacataccTGATTGACGAAAAGCGTAGTCACAAATTTTCCTGGCTTGAACACATCCACCACCTTACTGACCAGATCATCGTACGATGTCTGGGAGAGGTTGGTTTCGAAGCTGACGTAGGAGAACTCCGGCTCCGGGGTGATGTGGATGGTCCAGTAAGTTCCCTATAGGGAGGCAACAAGCAGAGCCGCATTACACAAATGTTTTAGTAGCTGACGCGTCAAAAGGTGACGGAACAAAAAGAGAAGACACTCACGTCAGTCTTCATTCCATTCATTGAGTATCCACAAGGGTTGAACATTGTGGCATCGATCACAGAACCTGGTATCAGGTCACAAATTCCACTCATCTGCAACAAGAAACGCAGAGAAGCCGTCTAAACTTGTTCCTGTAATGTTACTGGCGGGCGCGTGTGTGTACTAATGAACACACGTGTGATGGTGAGAATGTACTTACACGAGTGACATCACTTGCAGAAACACCATCTTTCATATAGAACTGGTCCATAATGGCTGGATCGAGGTCGCTCATCAGAACTTCCAGCGTCTGATCCGCATGCTTGTTCTCCCAGTACTCTGGTAAGTCCAGGGTAAACAGGTACCTGCGggtcacacacagagaaaggtTGTGTTATTAAAAGTcgggtccattattattattattttttttatatcattcttaAGCTTCCCaatggtgttccttatgtattcagaTCTGAACATTCACGTTTTGGTCGAAGTacgcatgtttttttttggaggtaggaacctgacaaaatcaaaaataaatgactcaataaataaatatgtcattaaatgtagcaaaaatatataaaaaaaataaatgtagtcattaattaattgataaaatgtgacaaactgatcttttttttttatttgcttcaaaatgtatttatctttgtattaattcccttatttatttactcttctgtttaattaattcccttttatttatattaatttttaaattcatttatttatttttttcatatagattttaaatgtatttatgcatttatatatttatgcaaatgaaggGGCTAAAACTAATCCTCTAAtacagtcagacagtcctttccgacggggaactgaagctgttataacgctctcttcaaagctgccagactccattgacaaaaacagtaatttaacctcacagaacacgggagtatacctactgtacaaccccacttcaaaaattCTGAACTAATCCTTTCAGTTATTCCCAAACTTAGCAccgctaacgttgactcagctagtgctaacATTCACATTATTCAGAACCTTCGTTAGCCAACTGTGCTAACCTACGTCGCTGCTTTCTGCCAACGGAAAAGAGCGCAGATGGAGTCGACCTTTAAGCATCACTGTGTTTAATGAGGACAAGACGGCAAAGGAGGCTCTCAAAGAACTTTCATACCAGCACAAACACCCAGGAAACACTTTtgacctttttgtttttacctctATCTAATGATTGCACGAGATACAGTCATGATCATGTTGCAATATCCTGCTGTGGCTGAAATTGTGCAATACCCTAGAAGACTAAAATCAGCTGCAGTCTTTGGCTTCCGTTTCATTTTCTAGTATTATTACTGATTTGGCGTTTTATTCAGAGAGAAAGGAGAATATTCCACTGATGTTCGCAGCACTGTGTGGACAACACATGAAGATTCAACCAGTACGGGAaatagtgtgtgtatgtgtgagtgtgagtgtgagtgtgtgtgtgtgtgttgcttacCAGCAGTCAGAGTTCAAACGTCCCATACAGTAGGCTGCACCATCTGGAAGAAGCAAAAACAAAAGGGAGGTTTTAGTTGTCTCTATGGTTACCGCTCACAAGACGCAATCTCAAATATGGAATTACTGCATCAGCTTTTCTTTCCTAGAGCACAAGGCTACTTCTTCAGCCAACGACAGATGTGCTCGAGGGTTGGACATCGAGAATAGCTTCCAAAATTCTAATTCCGAAAGGCATCATTAAGAAATTAAAATTTCGATTCTGCTTATCGATTCCTAAACTAACTAGGTTAGgttgtactagggctgtcacgataccaaaattctgactttgatacgataccctgcctaaatatctcgATACCACggcaaaaatctaaaacatcaggaaaagtaatggaataatagatgacagaaTATAGAACTTAaaattcttttttattaatcaaaaatgtattaattaaaatggtattttatgATAACCCCTATACTTAAGTTTATGTGATTTCTTTGATAgttaattttatatttgcatttatatttgataatgcacatatatatattttttattctcaaatataaaaaataattaatacaaTAAAGTATTTCAGATTCTGATATCACATATTAAATAAGGTGTTTAATAAggctttttttgtaaaacagcgCCCCCGCCGACATACCAGTACTAGTTAAGGTGGAGAGTGGTACTGCAGCAAGGGAgacggccaaaacaaaaaatcacaaaacgataataaattcagatgaagTTCTGCGAGAAGTTGATGAGAGAAAAGCTGCTGAAATCAGGAAGACACCACAGTAACTGTTAGAAAGAGCTGTGTTGTGTCAAAGTggtgtgaagagagagaagagtggcTCTCACTGGAATGTTTTTTCCTCTTCGTCCATttcacgttacagagacacacggtaaaataaccCCTTAAACACgtgctctttggtggattatgtgtttgcagaatgacaggagatgcttggacagattcagaaaagatgGTGAATCAAATGTTATCGGTACATTTGATCGGTATTTAGAGCCGCACTGTTCtttccttgttttgttttttaagggcGTTCTGCTGATAAGAGACACCAGCTCAGAGTGAGACTGTGCAGCCGGTGAGAGGTTCATGACCTGCTTTAATCTTCTTTTCAGCTCCACTTGTTGACTCCATCCTTCTGGTTGAAGGAAActacagtttattttctgaCCGCTCGCTCCACCAGCAGCAAAGTTATAACTTCCTGCTCTCGCGGGATCCCGATCCTAACGGCGTCCTCTAAAGCAAAGCGCTGCATGCCCACATGGCCCTCCGGTTGTACATTGACGCAACTCGTATTAAAACACTGTCATTATTAAAGTATCGGTACTAATAAAAAGGGGTATCGTAGTGTTTTTAATGGCAGGGTATCGCGATACCTTTCTTGTGTTGGTATACCGTGCAACACTAGGCTGTATGCCATGGACCGCGGATTGCCGCCACCTGTTTGCTGTCAGCGCCGCCACCTTCTTTCTCTCGCTCAACACACACTACAGCAGCTCTCAGCAGCTTCTCACCCACTCCTATGTTTTCCTCCAAGACACCAATGAATGTTCTTTTGCGTTTTGACTCCTATGTTGTATATATTGACCGCTTATTTCTAATATGAAGTGAACAGACTGCCAGTCTCTGCAGGACTGTGAGACAGAGCCAAGTCTCAGACAGTAGAGCAGACGTAGTAACAGAACTCATGAAGCAAAATTACTTGAATAAAActattattctatttttttttcacattgatttacaaatcgatacagcatagtatcgcgatattttgcgtggcaatattgtattgatacacggacgtcaaggatcaatcttttattaaataaactATTGACCTCTTAACACTCCGCTGGTCCACCGGCGGGCCCGGcggacgctattctgtctttcagaggtcgtagcgggctcagtcttaaagctagagtgaagatatctGAACTGGTAAATGAAACTCAAAAATCAAAGGAATTGATTGGTACCAGCCGtatcatgttagcttgttgggaaggaggctaaataacgctgcaaagt
It includes:
- the amd1 gene encoding S-adenosylmethionine decarboxylase proenzyme, translated to MMEDNGAHFFEGTEKLLEVWFSRQDETKGTGDLRTIPRFEWDKLLENVHCLIISVTKSDKQEAYILSESSMFVSKRRFILKTCGTTLLLQALVPLLELAREYCGFDAIENFFYSRKNFMKPTHQEFPHRNFQEEVDFLSQIFPNGAAYCMGRLNSDCWYLFTLDLPEYWENKHADQTLEVLMSDLDPAIMDQFYMKDGVSASDVTRMSGICDLIPGSVIDATMFNPCGYSMNGMKTDGTYWTIHITPEPEFSYVSFETNLSQTSYDDLVSKVVDVFKPGKFVTTLFVNQSSKCRSIFSPAQKLEGYKRLDRQLAQFNEYNFVFNSYAKGRQQNQQS